The region TGAAATACAATTCATGTTGTTAAAATAAATAAGTTGCGGGGACAGTTTAACAAAAGGTAATAGGCCTTTCATTTATGTATATAGGAAAGCATTATTCGTCATTGTGCATTGTGTTCAATCTCTGCTGGTTCAGTTTCCTCCAGgcctctttttccttttacttACTGTGCTTACCTTTTCCGCACCAATTGAAAAAATGCAGTTTCCTCTTCTGTCCAAGAGTGCTCGCTTGCAAAAGCTGGTGGCAGCTACCAATGATGAAAGCAATAATGAGATTCATATTCTTAATGTTCCCGGCGGCCCTGCTGCATTTGAGATTTGTGCTAAATTTTGTTATGGTATGACTGTCATCCTCAATGCTTACAATGTGGTTGCAGCCCGTTGTGCAGCAGAATATCTAGAAATGCATGAATCTGTGGAGAAGGGGAATCTGATTTATAAAATCGAAGTCTTCCTCGACACAAGCATATTCCGCAGCTGGAAAGACTCAATTATAGTTCTCCAGACTACAAAGTCTCTGCTACCTTGGTCTGAGGATCTGAAATTGGTGAGCCACTGCATAGATTCTATAGCTTCCAAGGCCTCCATTGATGCTTCTATGGTGGAATGGTCTTACACTTATAACCGAAAAAAACTTCCGTCAGAAAATGGTCTCGATACACAATGGAATGGGGTCAAAAAACAGCAGTCAGTACCTAAGGACTGGTGGGTCGAGGACCTCTGTGAGCTTGAAATGGATTTCTACAGGCGGCTTATAATGGCCATCAAAGCTAAGGGAAGAATGTCCGGGAAAGTGATCGGAGAGGCTCTGAAAGCTTATACATATAGAAGAATTCGAGGTTTTGGCAGAGGTTCCCTGATCCATGAAGGTGATGTCATGAAAAGTAGGTCACTGCTAGAGACCATTATCTGGTTATTGCCGGCGGAGAAAGGTTCCGTATCATGCAGTTTCCTTCTTAAGCTACTAACAGCTGCAAGTTTACTGGATTCTGGCGAAATGGGTAAGAAGGAGCTCATCAAGCGAATAGGCCGCCAATTAGAAGAAGCTTCAGTACCTGATCTTTTGATCCCCAGCATGTCAGGGGAGGACACTGTGTATGATACCAACATGGTTCTTAGTATAGTGGAGGAATTTGTGATGCAGGATAGTGGTGCTGCTCATACTAGCCCAAAGGCATCTGAAGTGCTCGAGGAGACCAGGAGCCCGGCTATAGTTTCAGGTAGTTCAAAGATCAGTGTAGCGAAGCTGGTTGACGGGTATCTTGCTGAGATAGCAAAAGACCCCAAGTTACCTCTTTCAAAGTTTGTTGATCTCGCTGAAATGATGTCAGCTGACTCAAGGCCAGTGCATGATGGGCTTTATCGTGCTATTGACAGGTATCTGAAGGTATGAATATCGGAATCCTTCAAAAGTTACATTCTTTCCTAATCCTTGTAAAAGATATGGTTGCCTGGACCATCACAGGACTGAAATTAGAAATTCTATATAGCATTAAATTTAAAATCTGCTCCCTAGAAATAAATTGTAGGCTTGAAGAATCATAATCAATGCATTATCATGTGATGAAGTTGCTACTATGTTAGCTACTATACTTTAAATGATTCATTCTTATTATTGTGAGCAGGAGCATCCGGGCCTGAGCAAAAGTGAGAGAAAGAAGATTTGTGGTCTGATGGACTGCAAGAAACTGTCTGCAGATGCCTGCTCTCATGCCGTGCAGAACGAGCGCCTCCCACTACGGGCGGTAGTCCAGGTCCTCTTCTTTGAGCAGGTCAGGGCAGCAGCTACTGCTGCAGGCCGGACCGAGAACTGTGGTGGTTCCTATGGGAGTTCGAGTTCAGGCGTCACTACCAACACAGAGGATGACTGGGATGGACTCCCAACAGTTGAAGATTTCAAGTTGCTCAAGTCTATGAAGCTCGTAGGCGGCGGGGAAAGCGAGAGGAGCAGCGACAGCAACGCCGCTAGTAAGAACCAAGGCAATGACAGAGCTGGCAATGGCAAGGTGAAGGGCATCATGATGCCCAAGAAGATTCTAGGCAAGCTGCTGTCGAGCAAGGGGCAGGGAGGGGAGAACACTAGCTCTGATACGTCTGGTAGCCCAGGCTCAGCAAACCCGGATGAGCCCAAGTCCACACCTTTAAGGAACACAAGATACTCAGTTTCATGAGCAACCTGCATCACTTAGGCCGAGCACGATGAAAGCTTACAAATGGTCTCTTTTGTGTGATCAAAGACCCAGTTTTGCATGTACCATAGAAAGGTGGTATGGTTTTGGTAGAAGATTAGAATGTTGAACAAGAGAGAATGTCGATGTGGGTGAATGTAATTGTctattattttatattgtagcaaaagAATCGGTTAAATCTTCTATGACATCCATCCAACTGCATCATTTGATGGTTGGGAATGCCTTTTGATTCTTGATGGTGGAAAGAAAGCCAGAATGATCTATTTTTGCATGTAATCAACTGACCAAGAATGGAACCATTAGAGTGGTTTGCTTGAAGTGCTCTCACCTCAAAAAGTTCATGTTACGGGTGCAAAGATTAGCTGCCCATTTGATAAGAATCAAAAGCATGGGGATGAGCAATACTTACATAGCATGAATATCTTttccataaaaaaataatctaataaAGAGAAAAGCAGACGTGGAAGAACATTGTGAATCATGTGGCTGCCCAGCAGAGACTGCACGTACACAAAATTATTCTTTTATATGTCAAGTTTGATTTCCTTGCCCTTTATGGTTGAGATCCTATATGAATCAAGCTTTATTATTTGAAGATTGGTTATTGGAGCACACAGAAGATTGAATTTTTTGGGATGTCAGGTCGAAATGACATGGTGtttaggggaaaaaaaagggatCCGTTGGCCATAGCTACCATATTTGAAAATTTATTGTGCGAGGTCAATATTCTGGTGAAGTAGTCCAAAGGAGAACCCTACTGACTCGTTGGAACCCTCCTTGGAACTACTACTATGAACTCAATATTGATGGTGCAATACTTAAAAATGACTTCTAACAACTAATATAAGTGTCGCAAGAATAGCAATTATTATCAGAAATTACTTGGATCAGTCCATTGCAATGATGTCAAAAAAAGAACGGGAATTGTGATTTCCACTTGATGCATTGAAAATTAATTACAAGACTTGGTTTTTAGTTTGTGCACTAGACTTGAGAATCACTAATATTGTGATAGAAGGGGATGCCCAAAACATTAAATGACTTCCAttgcaaaagaagaagatttctCTATTGTCGGAGCAATTATCGACTCGATGAAGTTTGAGGAGTTGTGCCATGCTCTCATGCAAGTTGAGGAGGGAATTGGATTACACATCTTTTAGCTAAAAATGCTTATTCGATTGATTTCTAATCAGTTTTGATTGGAAgatgcctcttttttttcttttccaaatcAATTGCCGGAAGACTAACGAGTTCCACGATTTAGCAAAGTCATCATCTTGTCATCAAAAAAAGATGGTTCACTTCCATGTGTTTTGCAATCATGGAAATGATTTCCATGAGTGAAGTTTTGCAATCATGCCCGGATCTGAATTCATGCAACCAAACTGCTCTGACTGTGCTGGAGACTTTCTGTGACCATTTTGCTAGGGCCATATTTAGAAGGTCAAGATGGTTGCTCGGTGGAGCCCAGCTGGTGTCAGCCACCCCCTGGGCTCAGTGCTGTGGCCATCCACATGGGGCCCATAGCCTCTCAGGTCCCCTGGCATTTCTAGTACATTCCTCCCCACCAAGGCCATGGCCCAAAATCCAAAGGCCCTAAAGCCTCTTCTGACTTCAACTTGGGTTTGTTTACTTCCTTCCTTGTCTAGAACTCTGTAGTCTTATAGGTTACTTTCTCTCAGGTTCCCAAAAGTCCACCTACTTGGAGCTTTGGGTCAAACACATTGGAAGCCACGGATGCGGGGGGAGGGAATCTAACAGTAAGAGAATCACCTTTTGATTGGACTCATCGATTGACCTTTTTCCTTCCCACAGATGGAAGGATTCCACTGTCTTTGAGATGTGACATCGATGGGTCACAAAAGATTGGCGAGCGGGAGTGTTCCCCCAGCCACATGTTTTGGTCCCTGGTGGGGCCCTGTGGCTAAGTTGGCCCGTGAGTGGTTGCGAGGTGGGGCCAGGGCTGGTGGGCCTACACACATGAATGAAACTTGGAGGTTTGTATGCTTGTGTGGGAGCTGAGTGGGGTTTGCTTGCTTTTgtggagagagaagggggaggtgCGGATAGAAAGCAGTCGGCGAGAGGTCCTAAGGAGACAATCCCACGAACGTAGTCCAAATGAGAGGATCCCACCCTTAAAAGGAAATGGTACCTCAGGTGACATACGTGGCAAAAGGTTTGGAGTAGGGTGGTAAGTGGATCAGGTTCGGATCGAAATAGAAAACTATCAATCCATTTCCAATATGTTTATTAAACAATTCAGAATTTGAAATCTGGATGGACTTGATCGGTTTAATAAGCAGCTAACCTGATCTAACCtatttgacctgtttaataaatatatacTATCAGTTCAAGTATGCAGTAAATTTGTTTAATCgaaacattttttttatcaaacaaGTATTACCTATTTAAATTAAACTCGTATAACTtgtttagcataattaatcacaAACAAAATTGAGGAAAATTTTTTTATCATAGAATTTAAGTTTCTTTTTCAAAGCACATATTTGAACATGTTTTAAGATGCCCGATTAAGTTAACAAAATAATGAACCAAATTAAATGGTACCTCTTCGGAGATATTGAACTAAATTTAGAGCTACAAACATAATATGTTGAAATTGGTTCCAAAAAACTAGCCCCTGACCCACGTTAAGATACACCACAAATCACATGGATTtctatcttaagaataaaggtTCCACATAGAATACAATAGCCAATAGCCTAGCCAAAATAGCTTGATATAAGCACTACAACTAGTTCGTTTCAGGTTTCAGGCTTTTAGTAATTCGAAATAATTTATGAGCATGGCCCTTTATCCGATTATCCTCTTCCTTGTTATGCTACGCCCATAACTATCTATAGCAAAAAATGAtagatgaattaatacaaatatGAATTTTTTACTGTAATTCAAATGAAAGAGAAACAAAGGTCTTGACCACCTGAAAGAGCAGCTAAATTGATCATAGCTCGTAAGGTACTCGGCAAAAGCATGGCCTATGGAAGGATAACATGCAACATTGGAAGCTTAAGAGACCACTGAGTGATTATTTTAGATCCTACTTTTAGTAGCCAAACAAATGAAACAGATTCACAGGTAAAAGTTGCATCAAATAAACAATTTTTAGGATTTCATTATACAAGGAAATGGCTAtgtagaaagaaaaacaaagccaAGATAATTTAATAGTTCACAACCATGCAACTTGCAAGAAAAGATTGCACTCTATGAAATGACAGCTTGAGTGAGCAAGCCCAAATTACTATCGCTTAACAATCTAGATATATATCAGCCCACAGATCCTTAATATTATCAAGAGTGCGCGCTAATAATTAAATTATAGCTGATTCTTTATCTACTAGTACACTAAAAAGTCCAAACTAAATGTTTAAATTGCCACAAAAATTTACAAACAAAAATTATTACATAATAAGAGAGTTAAAAGTATCTAGCAAAAGCAACTACAAAAACTGCAAATCTATGATAGGATTCATCATGagaatttttataaatattcagCTTTATTTTTGAGACTTAAGTTCAGGACATATACTATAAACTCATCTCACTTAATTTCCAAAGTATCTACACTAAAATATTGCAAAACTAATAATTGTTCATTCAAAAAGCAGGTAATGCTATAAGTAATGAAATATATACTTTTCTTTCCAAACATCCAACTCCAAGTACAAATTAAGGCCTTAGAGTGAACATTTACATTTGCTAAGAACTCTCCCATCAATACTAGAAACGTATTAGAGGCCACTGTAGAAAGGGAATACTTAAGATATCATGTCTTGTAAGAGAAACTTAATGATATCAAATTTGATTGGCTTTCCAAAATTCAAGGATGTCTAGCTTTATCTTTCTATCAACTAGTCTTAGCTCATCAAAGTATAATTTCATGTGTGACTTTTGCGCAGAAGGTTATTAATTCGATGTTTTCAAATGTATCAAAATCTTGCattattgaaaaaaatgaattgagttattTCTCATAAGCAAActatgtacaagtataatgcacGAGTTTATTAATTCTGACAACATATTTTATATTACCTTCGAAATTTACATTTTTCTAGTCATGAACTACCAAGCTCcatattttcatgatttgaTATGCTACTACTTGAAGCCTTAGAAGGAGCAAGttaaagagagagaatatgttGTGATGAATGTGCATGCACTTAGTGGAACCATTTCCATATAGCTTCTTATAACAAAACTCCATAAATTGAGTTTTGTACCAAGAATCCAAAATGATGGTCGCAGCCAAAATTAAGCAATATGACCAATATGCTTTTCAAACTTTACAAATATCCATCTTATTGTTTTTTGCATCAAATCATTTAGACTTTGCATTTTTTGTCTCAATGTAAGCTCATTCATGAAAACTTATGAAACATACAATTTAATTTAGGGTATTTAACTCTTAAAAATATTGAAGTGGCATCAAAGAACACCCTAAAACTTGCAAGTCTTTTCTACTTTGTTCCACTTTTCTTTAGATGGACAACACCTATAATTAGAATTActaattatcaaaagaaaagCATGGCGATAAAAAAGAGAACTttcaaacattaaaaaaataaactttCATCTTGTAAAAAAGCTTACTTTAAGCATTTTCTATTCCCTAAAGAAATTTGGCTATAACATTCCAAAAAATTTTGTTTTCTAGCATGTGAGTTTCTCATCTCTCTCTTTTAGTCCCTCTAATGTAATTAAATTAAGAATATGAGTacaaacttgaaaatgaaagaACTATTAAAAAATGTATTCCTCATATTAAGTTGGATCTTTTTAACATGTGAACAAAAATATCATTTGCAGATGTCTTATCTAAAGTCATGCACTacaatttcttttcaattttctatTTAGTCATTGGATTATAAATTATTTCACATAAATAAATGCCATTATATCGAGgaggcataaaagaaaatttagaattttCTTTTGCGGCAAACATTCTTCATCAATCATAAATATCCACCTAGAGTAAAAAAGATCCTCAAATCTAAAATCAAGCTTATCCTAAAAAATTGAGTATAACCATGATTCTAgattttccttctattttttttatacgATTTCAATATATCAACTTTGGGAATATTCCTTGATACTAATTTGGCATCCTTACAAACATAAGCAAACAAAACTCTAAACGCTTCATAATCGATAAATGAAATGGTAGATCATGTTTAATAATTGTAAATATTACGAAAATATAGGATCAAATATTATAGAATGCTTTGGCATAAATTCTTTCAAATTGTGATAAGATTATTTATCCTATAACATAATTCTTTCTACACTTCTGCACATGATGTTTTAAATTTTCAGTCCCAATAACTCTACCACCAATTGAATATTCTTTGCCATATCGATCACTTCATTTAAGCGATAATAATTATAAATGAGTGAAGTTatctttcttttaaatttaatatgttTAGAGTCACTTGCTATCTTTTTATTAGGAACTCAaaagattgattcattagaCTAGCTATATCATCTTTACTCGAAGTCTCCATATCTACACTAGGATCTTCAATTTCAATACTATCTCTATCCATCTACAATAtgtaatttaaaataatatcaaaagaTCAGTATATAATACCAAAACTAGTGACAAGAGGCATGTTGAAAATTCTATAAATAAACTAACATGCATGCTAAATTTGACTTACACTAAATAAGTTATTTAACATTATAATTTTAACATGGACCCAAAATATTTTACTTACAACTTCCTCCACAACTAGAAAGTgaattatacttaaaataaaatttattaaaacaTATCATTAGCCAAAGACCCATTGATAAATCATCGTTTTCTGGTGAAAAAttgataaattttataattctaTACATCTAATGAAAACTATGACTACTTAAGTTAT is a window of Phoenix dactylifera cultivar Barhee BC4 unplaced genomic scaffold, palm_55x_up_171113_PBpolish2nd_filt_p 001031F, whole genome shotgun sequence DNA encoding:
- the LOC120103738 gene encoding BTB/POZ domain-containing protein NPY2-like isoform X3, whose amino-acid sequence is MKFMKLGSKPDSFQTDGNNVRFVATELATDIIVHVGEVKFHLHKFPLLSKSARLQKLVAATNDESNNEIHILNVPGGPAAFEICAKFCYGMTVILNAYNVVAARCAAEYLEMHESVEKGNLIYKIEVFLDTSIFRSWKDSIIVLQTTKSLLPWSEDLKLVSHCIDSIASKASIDASMVEWSYTYNRKKLPSENGLDTQWNGVKKQQSVPKDWWVEDLCELEMDFYRRLIMAIKAKGRMSGKVIGEALKAYTYRRIRGFGRGSLIHEGDVMKSRSLLETIIWLLPAEKGSVSCSFLLKLLTAASLLDSGEMGKKELIKRIGRQLEEASVPDLLIPSMSGEDTVYDTNMVLSIVEEFVMQDSGAAHTSPKASEVLEETRSPAIVSGSSKISVAKLVDGYLAEIAKDPKLPLSKFVDLAEMMSADSRPVHDGLYRAIDRYLKEHPGLSKSERKKICGLMDCKKLSADACSHAVQNERLPLRAVVQVLFFEQVRAAATAAGRTENCGGSYGSSSSGVTTNTEDDWDGLPTVEDFKLLKSMKLVGGGESERSSDSNAASKNQGNDRAGNGKVKGIMMPKKILGKLLSSKGQGGENTSSDTSGSPGSANPDEPKSTPLRNTRYSVS
- the LOC120103738 gene encoding BTB/POZ domain-containing protein NPY2-like isoform X2 — encoded protein: MIIDGNFEEDCLLVELDGVVLDRLIILLSFVATELATDIIVHVGEVKFHLHKFPLLSKSARLQKLVAATNDESNNEIHILNVPGGPAAFEICAKFCYGMTVILNAYNVVAARCAAEYLEMHESVEKGNLIYKIEVFLDTSIFRSWKDSIIVLQTTKSLLPWSEDLKLVSHCIDSIASKASIDASMVEWSYTYNRKKLPSENGLDTQWNGVKKQQSVPKDWWVEDLCELEMDFYRRLIMAIKAKGRMSGKVIGEALKAYTYRRIRGFGRGSLIHEGDVMKSRSLLETIIWLLPAEKGSVSCSFLLKLLTAASLLDSGEMGKKELIKRIGRQLEEASVPDLLIPSMSGEDTVYDTNMVLSIVEEFVMQDSGAAHTSPKASEVLEETRSPAIVSGSSKISVAKLVDGYLAEIAKDPKLPLSKFVDLAEMMSADSRPVHDGLYRAIDRYLKEHPGLSKSERKKICGLMDCKKLSADACSHAVQNERLPLRAVVQVLFFEQVRAAATAAGRTENCGGSYGSSSSGVTTNTEDDWDGLPTVEDFKLLKSMKLVGGGESERSSDSNAASKNQGNDRAGNGKVKGIMMPKKILGKLLSSKGQGGENTSSDTSGSPGSANPDEPKSTPLRNTRYSVS
- the LOC120103738 gene encoding BTB/POZ domain-containing protein NPY4-like isoform X1; the protein is MIVILWQLFLSIAILSQLSCARLSLRLSCDRFVATELATDIIVHVGEVKFHLHKFPLLSKSARLQKLVAATNDESNNEIHILNVPGGPAAFEICAKFCYGMTVILNAYNVVAARCAAEYLEMHESVEKGNLIYKIEVFLDTSIFRSWKDSIIVLQTTKSLLPWSEDLKLVSHCIDSIASKASIDASMVEWSYTYNRKKLPSENGLDTQWNGVKKQQSVPKDWWVEDLCELEMDFYRRLIMAIKAKGRMSGKVIGEALKAYTYRRIRGFGRGSLIHEGDVMKSRSLLETIIWLLPAEKGSVSCSFLLKLLTAASLLDSGEMGKKELIKRIGRQLEEASVPDLLIPSMSGEDTVYDTNMVLSIVEEFVMQDSGAAHTSPKASEVLEETRSPAIVSGSSKISVAKLVDGYLAEIAKDPKLPLSKFVDLAEMMSADSRPVHDGLYRAIDRYLKEHPGLSKSERKKICGLMDCKKLSADACSHAVQNERLPLRAVVQVLFFEQVRAAATAAGRTENCGGSYGSSSSGVTTNTEDDWDGLPTVEDFKLLKSMKLVGGGESERSSDSNAASKNQGNDRAGNGKVKGIMMPKKILGKLLSSKGQGGENTSSDTSGSPGSANPDEPKSTPLRNTRYSVS